Below is a window of Chelmon rostratus isolate fCheRos1 chromosome 23, fCheRos1.pri, whole genome shotgun sequence DNA.
TGCCCGTGACAGACTATACTCTTGATACATACGCTCCTGATAGACCTATTTACAAAGATGTTTACAAAGGTAGTTTATAGGAAAAGAGAAGATAACAATattgacagagacagtgaaaagACTAGCACTGTGTTCTtatacatacagacagaaaaatatttgacCTGATAGCTCCAGAAGGCCAGAGCACGGGCACTGATGTCCAGAACTGTGTCAGGTCGCAGACCTGCCAGCACCATGGCTTTGTACTCCTCGGAGGGCGACAGCTCGGTCCTCACAATGTCCAGCTTCCCAGACAGCGCAGAGGAGCAGGCCGGGCAGATGGCAGGGGAGCGGCTGAACTCACCGGACCCGTGCTGATCACAGAAAACGTGCGAGCAAGCTGTGACCCAGGCAAAGCCATTCAGCTTGGTCCGACACTTTGGGAAGTTACACAGGAGGGTGTCGTCGCAGAGAGACATGGGCGTGACTATGGGAAGTACAGTAACATTTCAATAATAGGGATATGGGTAATAGGTAAGTCTTACAGTGAAGGTTCTGTAATGCAAACACATGCGCCCTGAGTTTGAAAGATGATAAACTATGACATAGTAAAGCcaataaaaaatctgtttgatgAAGAGGCTTTTAAATTAGCATTTCTTGACAAGGCCAAGCCTGTGTGGGAGGTTATCACACATCCTACGGTCCTGGACATCGAATTTTAGGAGGTCAAGAATTCAATTTCCCTTTTAAGAGAATTTGGGGACTCAAAATCACCAGGCTTTGTTATattttggagtgtgtgtgtgtgtgtgaatttagCTATTTTATGCATTGGCAAAGATTCCCCTTCCCCTTATTTTCCCTAggataaaacattattttacagtgaTTACAATCAGATATGACAGAGGATATATCCTGACTCCTTGtcttatgaaagaaaaaactcaaATGCTTGGCCAACTGCCTTTCAGTGCTCTTTAATCCTAAAACTGAGCAACAGTTAGAAAACTTCCATTAAATAACAATACATAAATGTTTTGCTGATGGCAAGTGAGTCAATTAGCTAGCTACAGCATAAACTATAGCTAACTATGGGGAAATTTTTGAGTAACTTTCCACTCACTTTTGATTTCTAATCTATTTCAATGAGCAATAAAACACTCCAAATATCATAAGTTGGTTGCGTGAGGTAGGACATGCGTATCTATCTTAAATTTATCTTACGGAGCTAGCTTAATGGCACTTCAACTGCGGTTAAATTTTAGCAATACCAGGCTAGCAGGTCCAGAGCTAAACTGTTATGTCCACTTTCTGTTCACTAGCTGCCTTTTGAAAGACACAACTTTGActttcaaaaatatattttctgtcaAACTTACCGTAATCTTAAAAGGATAATCCAGTTATCACGTTATTGTTATGTTAATTTCGAAGGATGCACAATTTACCGGTTAGTCATTTTTTGAAAAACTTTATTGAGACACAACAAACATAACATACATAacaaacaggagaacagtcCACGTTTGCATACACGGCTGAAGGTCGAGAAACAAAAAGCCTAAATGACTATCTTGTAAAGCTTATGAAGGTTATATATTTTGACAGCTTCTTTGTTTATACGTTTGGAAATAGAAGACATGTATTGTTTGATTGGAcagtctgttaaaaaaaatggctttttgcCTGTGAAAATTGATATGTGAATATAAAAGTTGGTCacaataaattaaatcaaatagAAATTTCTGTCATAATCAGTGAATCCAAGCAACACATTTTCCCACATCTTACAAGTTAGTCCTTCACTTTGCAGGCAACAGCAGGTGACGCTATATGAATACTGTaacgtgattggctgattgCATCTCAAAATCTCAGTGGTAAAATCTCAAACCtttatttcaaataataaaaaaggtctaaagagagagaaaagagtttTTCCTTTGAGCCATTCTGATTATTGggtatttttatatattgtatttatatgCTGACTACTTTTCCTTAGTTGAAAATTTCAAATTCCAGCAGTAGTGCTGCTTCAGTGGTGGGATGTAAATAAGTACACCATACTTACCTGTAGGGCTACTTTACTGCAATATTCCACTATATATATTTCACAGCTTGAGCTACTATACTTTACAAATTAACATTCTTGCATCTTAAACACAGGAATAGCTCATAAAACAtgatattttgttaaaattcaACTACCTAACACTAAAGTACAACTGAaacaatcagtcaattaattggcaactatttttGTAAGtgtaatgtcatttttcatgcaaaagcATTTCTTAGTTCCAGCTTCATAAACCTGgagatttgttgcttttcctttGAATTATTTGAATAATTCAATCAATTTTTAATTAAGTGGAATTTTGTACTATCAgctgaacaaaacaagcaaggTGCTAAACTGAAGTGATCCAAAAACTTTACCTTTACACCagcattctgtatttattttccagGTGATGCTAATAAGCCACAGTCAGACGCTTCACtaagcaaaacaaacagtaacCCCTCAGATAAACACGGCAGTTCCTTCCCCTAAATCAAATAATGCCCCATTTTCTTGCATGGCCTCTGAGTGGATATATGTATAATATGAGACACCTACTTAAATataaccctcctcctcctcctcctcctccaccacctcctcccacttttttctctccctcttttatcCATTTCTCCACGTGGTACAGGAGTAAAGGCGGGGGGTGAAAGAGGGGCATTGTGCTTTGCAGCAGTGGATCCGGGGGTTCATAGTGAGAGAGGGGAGATGCTCACTCAACTGTGTCCAGCACGCCATTGTCAAAGATTCCCATCTATTCTCTGCCTTTTAAATAGAGCTCCAGTGTAAGatgcttttttgggggggtggcTGGGGGGTGTGAGGGGGGGTATTATGCGCTCGGTGATAACACAcgaaacacatgcatgcatgtggaaTGGCTGTGTGGCCCCACTTGTACTCACTGCACTGTTGTTGATAATTGGCCCTATGAAAATCAAAGGGGAGAAATATCGCCTGCTCGTTCCGCATCCGGCACAAAAACGCCACTGGGGAGACGGAATTTTGACTCTTGCTGATGGAAACAACCTGTCAGCCAATTCTATATGATTTCACTGTCAATCCGCGTAAATGAGAATTAGACAGTATCCGTGCAGTACACCTGTGGGTCCTGAACGGATGTCACCTGATTCCTGTCTCACCTGTTAGACTTCTTTTACACACGTTATTGCATCTTAATTCGACCCATCATGATTTTATTCCCTCGTAAGCAAACAGTTGAAACATTGATCTTTATTCAATTCTTGCGCCCATTTAAATGTGCTGTTGGGCCGCGAACGGCTTTGACGCCtaattgtcatgttttattgaaagtTTATAGCTGCTGCGTGAGtgtgtaaagaaaaataaagctggggagaaagagaaagagagaaccAGGGAGGCTGTGTGTTACACGCCATTGAAATGCAAATATCATTGAAGAACAAGGAGtggttctgtgtgtgcgtgtgtgtgtgtgtgttgttcccTGTATGTGCATGCAGCGGGGCAGCAGTGGGAGAGGAGGGGCGCAAATTGGACAAGTTTTTGGGGGTAGAAGAGACTTTagcaaacagccacacacacggCAGCTTCATATGACGCGGTGCAGACCTGCGGATTTCCAAACATCTATGTCCCATTTTTTGACTTTCTTCCACAAAGAGGacgctctttttttctttttcttttttttacaataagAAGTGACTTTACGTGTTTTCTAAGATCTCCTTCCCATCCCAGGGCTTGCGGGATTTGCGCGACTTGAACTTTGGATGCTCGGATGGTTTCAGGAGCGCTTCCAAGTGCGCAGAAAAAACGTGCCTACTGCCATTCAACCGACTGATGCCCCCCTCTCCGTCTGACTCGCCGTGAATCATGTCACGCCGGAAGCAGAAACGACCCCAGCATCTCGTTAACGCGGATCCGGGGGGCCCAAAGCTGCTATCTCACGGTGAGAGAACATCCTTTCAAGTGTGCATGCGTTTTTGTCTCGAATTTCTTTCTTGAAAGAGGCGCAGTTCATCCCGCGACGCAGCCCGAACGGCGCTCATCATCGCTGCATGCGGAATTTTAAACCTTCAGGGAACTTttacaaaagcaacaaaataaattggGTTTAGACTCACGTGAAATGCGTTTATCGTGTGCTTTCTCGCTGTCATTTTCATCAGTTTATTTATGCATGGCCACATTCCAACAAACGCACCTGATTTagcagaccaaaaaaaaaaagtttaagaTCCAAGTTTGTCAACTGAGGACACCCCTCCTTCTTTGTCATTCACTGTGATGGGCCCCACTAAATGGAGGCCTCAGGCACTTTGGTTGGGGCCAATAAACTTGTCCCTGTGAAGTGAATAGAGTGGGATTAACTAACATACATCTGTGGCCATTTTCATGTGCTGCTCGTCCTCCAGGAAACCAACAGGCTGCTCAGCGCTGACTGCTGGAGGTCTTTGATTAGTATAGAGCACTCTCTTATTTGTTAACAATAAGGTGCATGGGTGGGGGGAAGGGAAGGCAGTGTTTTTGGGAAAGATTAATCTTCCACCCGTCcgttctctttttcttctgctcttcgTTCATGCTTTTCTCTCTTATGCGCCCCTCTTCCCCCATTTTCCACCTTCTCAATACTTCCCtcccctttctttctccctctttctcgcCCCCCAGTCCTATTGACTGTATACCCCTACACACTTTAGGGGGGCTCAGatggatgagaaaaaaaaaagattgagaGGGGATAGAGGGATTGCTTTCGCACTTGTTCTGAGTTGTAATGGGTTGTAAGACTCGCTGCAGGTAAACTTCCAAACATGAAAGTTAAGCGTAggggtgtttttctgtttcctgcatgTTCAGGTTTGTTTATAAGTGACAGCGAGAGACTTTTGCAAAGGTACAGTCTTTCATTCCATCACTATATCTCTCCAGGAGGGAATAGTTAGTTTGTCTCTCCATTGTTGTTACCCTCcccccttctttttctttttactctttCTCACTCTGTGCTCAAGATTCTGAAAGAATTTGACCCCTGAGCCGCAGAGGTCAGATTAGTTGACCAATCAGAGTGTCTGGACAGTGCCCAGAACCCTTAGCGTGGCCCGACCCTTGACCTCCACTGTGACGTAAGGGGGGAAGGGTGAATGGGGAGATGAAAGACGTAACTGCTGTAGGGAGGGGGTGGGTTAAGAGGGGTTATGGGTTGTCTTGGTGATGCCCATTGTCCTCTAAAATGTGTTGCCATAGCAGCAAGGTGGTCTGTaagcttttttgtgtgtgcaagaTGTTTGAGGAGTTTTGCTCCGGAGAGCACAGATTGAGACAAGACATTACAGACTCATAGACTGCAgagtttctttcatttgttgttCAAGGCCATTTCTTAGCAGGCATTTCTTTTGAAGTCGTCATAGGATCTTTTGGTATGCACACAAATTTACTAGCTAAACATATAAACAATAACTGGAAGCAATATAATAAACACACTCTGTAACTGATAGCAGAAAGTTGTAATCAATTTACATACCTGGATATCTGGGCTCATATCTGATATTGGAGATTGTTGCATAATAGTGTTCttgcaaagaaacaaacaggaagtgaattaagtttttaaaaagtgattttttctCTCATTCCTCAGATGATCACCTGGGCATGAAATCACCGTCCACATCACTTGGCTCAGAAGTGACCTCATCagggtcctcctcctcctcatcccccACCTCTCTCCAAGACTGCCAGCCGCCTCTGGCCCCTCGCCCATCCCCTGGTGGGCACCACGCGCCCTCCTTGCCCAGCGAGAGCTCACCTCCCCCTCACTGGCCCAGCCACATCGCCCCCTTCACCACCTCCTTACCCAACACCcactcttccctctctccagaCTTTCCCCACCCCTCACTGTCATCCCAGACCCACTCACCTCCTCCCTTGGGTCAAACCTCAGGTTCTCACAGCCTGTCCCACCAAGGAAACTCTCACTCCACCATGACCTCGCCACCGATGGGCAGCTCGGCCACCACcactacctcctcctcctcttcctcttcctcgtcttctcAGTGTGTGCAGCCTCACCGCGAGAGCTCCAGTCCAGGTCAGCAGCAGGCCTCCAGCTCTCCAGGGCAGCAGGGACAGATCCAGGTGCCACCGACCCTGGCAGTACTCCTAGAGGAGCTGAGGGTTTTACAACAGAGGCAAATCCACCAGATGCAGATTACAGAGGAGATTTGTAGGCATGTTCTGAGGCTTGGGGGGGCTGTCTTTGGCCAAGAAAATAATACACAGGCCAGTGGTGCAGACAGCAACCAGAAGTCTACAGGAGCAGCATCTTCATCACCAACACACCCCTCCACCGCCACGCCAGTAACCACAACCTCCTCGCTTTTGACTGGCCTtccatcctctctcttcccccagCCATCCATCTCCAAATCAGGTGCTTCACATGTCAATGGCAGCAGACCTACATCCTCCTGTACCTCTTCCTCATTATCTTCCTCATCTACGTCATCCACTATCAGCTCCTCTGTTGCCTCCCTGCACCCTCTGTCCTTGTCATTGGGTCTGCCGCCACGCTACCTCCATGAGAAATCATCCAACACCTCCTCATTTGGTCACAGTAATGGTATCGGATTTGCGACTCCCCCCCTTCCTACCACAAGCCATTCCCAGGATCTCCAGCCCAGTTCCTCCCTGGGATCTGCCTCCTCATCAGGGCGCCCTCAGCATGTGTGCCGCTTTTGTGGGAAGGTGTTGAGCAGTGATTCGTCACTCCAGATCCATCTGAGGTCACATACAGGTGAAAGGCCCTACCAGTGTCCAGTGTGCTTGAGCCGATTTACAACCAGAGGGAACCTCAAAGCCCACTtcctgagacacagagagcagaaccCAGAGCTGTCCCTCTCCCTGCTGCCCCCAGCACTgtcagagcaaacacagagtGGCTCTGCCCCTGGTGCCATCCAGAGAAGGAGAAAACGGCGGGCTGATGATGACGAGCAATTTAATGGAGTGAAAGGTAGCATTCCCGGGATGACAGAGAACATGGCTTTAGGATTCCTCTCTGGCACATCCACTCGGCCCTCGCCTTCTTCTCTACCTCTGCCCCCCTCAGTGGATATGGCATTGCTCTCCACAGCCCATTCACTactgcagctgaacagagcCTCGGCCGCAGCTGCTGCCAGCGCATCTAGCACTGTGctgccttcttcctcttcagcctcctcgtcctcctccatgGGCAGTCAGTTCAAAGGAGCAAAGCAGCAGCGatttgatgaaaacacacctcCTCACTCCGCCCTCCATACAACCTCCCCATACTCTCAGCTGGCCCACCTCCCCAAGATTCTCTTCCCTGGAGGTGCCTCCCCCCACCACCTTGCACTTCTCCGGCCCCCAGGCCACCCATCCACCTCCCACCTCACTTCGCCTCATCAGCTACCCTTTCCCTTTCCGCCTTTCCCCAAACCATCAACCTCTtccccctcttcatcctctccgaCCACCTCTACCCAGACCTCAGACACCTCCAAGTTGCAGCGCCTCGTACAGAAGCTTGAAAAGCAGCCTCATGGAGgtgcctcttcttcctccacctcctcgcAAACCCCTGCAGAAGCCAATGGAGAAACACACGGCCACGACCTGACCACCACCTCCAGTGCCTATCGCAGGGAAATGTTGGCTGCTCTCGGCCTGAGCCCAAGTGCCAATGCTGCTGGACTAGTGACCAGTCAGGGAGTCTCAGGTTCTGGCACAACAACTACCGCAACTACCCCTTCTCTGCCTACTGCCCAGGCTGCTAATCAGTGTGGAGTGTGTCTGCGTGTCCTCAGCTGCCCCAGAGCTCTGCGTTTGCACCAGGCCACACATCTGGGAGAGCGCCCGTTCCCTTGTAAGCTGTGTGGTCGTTCCTTCTCCACGAAGGGCAGCCTTAGGGCCCACCTGGCTACTCACCGTGCAAGACCGGCCAACTCCCGTGCCTTGAACTCCTGCCCGTTGTGCCCACGCAAGTTCACCAATGCCTTGGTTCTCCAGCATCATATCCGCTTGCACCTAGGAGGGCAAATAccacctgatgaagacatgCCGACTGAAGATGgatctgaaacacaaaatgccGTCTTTGATGATGCAGAAAATGACTCCATAGGCTCCCCATCTAACACCCAACAACTCCTTCCTCTGGCCTTAACAACAAACTCCAAGTCTCTCATGGATGCTCTCAACTCAGGGTCCAGTTCTAAGCAATCAACAACTGCTGATGCCACATCTGTGAAAACGGAGGAATCAGAGGGCTCAACACCCAGTGTTAGCCCACCCCTGACCCGTAATCCCCCCTCAGTGGGAGTTGAGGACCCCCTGCATCTGGGAGACGACACCCTAGCTGATGCTAGCCCCATGAACTCTGAAGAGGAGACCCACGCTGGCCTGGGCAGTGCCAGCCCTTTTAAAGCACCCATAGCTAGTTCTCATTCAGCTGTAGTGAATGGAGACGCAGAGGCAGATGACacccctctttccctctgtgtttcaaAGCCTGGAGTAGAAAATGATATGCCCCATAGAGCTGTTAATATTGATGAACCCTGCTCTACAGACAAACCCACCACAAGTCCTGATTCTAACCCCAAACCCACAGCTGCAAATCCCTCACCTGCCCTAACCCCACCTACTAGCCCCAAAGTTAAACCTGAAGCAACAGAGGCCTGTGGCAGTGCACCACAGGAGGCACAAGAGAGAGATGCTGCCCAAAGCAAAGACAAGAGCGAGACCACCACACCCAGAGAGCCGTTACCAGCGGTGGATCCAGAGCTGGAGAAGGACACTCCAGTGGAGGAGGGTCAGAGCGTGCCAGAAAAGCATTCAGAGGACCCAGAACCCTCTGTACCAGCaccaacacagcaaacacagccttCTCGCCCAGACAAACCCTACAGCTGCTCCCAGTGTGGAAAGGCATACGCCAGCCGTAGCGGACTTAAGGTAAGGGTTGAAGATATTATGGACTGTTTTTGAGTCAAATGTCAATGATTTTGATGTTGTAGTATGAAGATATTCAAGCAgcaatacattttaatgtcaaGAGTAGATTTCATCCTCCTGGACTTGTGTGTAAATTTCTGTTGTAATGTGTCTCCCATTTACAGGGCCATATGAAAACTCACCCAGGAGCACTGGCCAGTACCCCCTCTAAGGCTCAAACCAATGACAATGACGTTGCAGAGGATCGCAGTTCACATTCAGCCAGTAAGAATGCTGGACCGCAGGACGAAAAGCAGGGTTTGGCTAAATCCCCCGAGAAAAGTGACAACACAGATCCTCCACCAATCAGTGTTGTTTCTAGTGTGGCGGACGAGCCTATGGACACTACTGTGTAGATGTGTTAGTACTGTTAAATGGCTGCAGTCAGTTTTTAAAGGGTCCTGACAAgggaatgtatttttttaatagaatgacatttgttttctagAGTTATTCATTCTAATTCATGTTTACCTTTTGTATTAGGCAGATAGTTCGTATTGTAGTTACATTGTAGTAACATTATAAGAGATTTGTGAATGTAGTACTTTAGCTACGGATTTTTGTACTTCAAAGACCACAGTGAGGCCTTATCGTACACATTTCATAGCATTGTCACAATGAGAATTAATTGTTTGCGCTCTTTTTTTGTGCTGACACCTTTTTTGGCACAAACTATGTAAGCTGATTTGGAAAAGAGGACGGTCCAGAATTTTACAAGATGAACTCCATACCAAAACAGGCCAAATTAGTAATGGCCGATGTTTGTAAATATGAGCTGCGGTTacattttatgcctttttattgttactttcttctttccttttttaatgcCATGCTgctgacagcatgtttctgttgtgCTAAGTTGCACTGTGAGTTGCACTGTGTCCTGTGCTGCCGAAACATCGACTTACAAAAACATGTTAACAATGATGATAACCACGATGATGTTGATATTGATAATGATGACGATGATTGTGTTCGATTATCAGTACTTGTGTGAAGAGTCCCTGTACTTTTAGCTGTAAACTTTGCCAGCAGCAAATTACCTTATCCATATTGATGATTGTAAGCGGTCTTTCTTGTTGTTGACGCTATCTCAAAGTTCAAATCGACAGCAAGGATGAGCCCTGTCCGTTATAACTCCCCCTCCTTTATCTTTcctcccccgcctccccccgCTCTCCTCTCTCAAAGCACTTGAGAGTTTTCTGCTCCTGCAGAAATTGTCTACACTCACTGCATTCCTGCTTCGCCCAGTTTAGTATTTGTATGCTTTGCTTTACCCtttgaaaaccttttttttgtagcaatgacaaaatgtgttcccttgcttttcatgtgatgtgtaaaagataaataaaacaatggcGATGAGAAGAGGAGACCTGTTTGTCGGTCGTCTGTGGGggcttttttgggggggcagGGTGgggtcttttttt
It encodes the following:
- the si:ch211-212k18.5 gene encoding sal-like protein 4 — protein: MSRRKQKRPQHLVNADPGGPKLLSHDDHLGMKSPSTSLGSEVTSSGSSSSSSPTSLQDCQPPLAPRPSPGGHHAPSLPSESSPPPHWPSHIAPFTTSLPNTHSSLSPDFPHPSLSSQTHSPPPLGQTSGSHSLSHQGNSHSTMTSPPMGSSATTTTSSSSSSSSSSQCVQPHRESSSPGQQQASSSPGQQGQIQVPPTLAVLLEELRVLQQRQIHQMQITEEICRHVLRLGGAVFGQENNTQASGADSNQKSTGAASSSPTHPSTATPVTTTSSLLTGLPSSLFPQPSISKSGASHVNGSRPTSSCTSSSLSSSSTSSTISSSVASLHPLSLSLGLPPRYLHEKSSNTSSFGHSNGIGFATPPLPTTSHSQDLQPSSSLGSASSSGRPQHVCRFCGKVLSSDSSLQIHLRSHTGERPYQCPVCLSRFTTRGNLKAHFLRHREQNPELSLSLLPPALSEQTQSGSAPGAIQRRRKRRADDDEQFNGVKGSIPGMTENMALGFLSGTSTRPSPSSLPLPPSVDMALLSTAHSLLQLNRASAAAAASASSTVLPSSSSASSSSSMGSQFKGAKQQRFDENTPPHSALHTTSPYSQLAHLPKILFPGGASPHHLALLRPPGHPSTSHLTSPHQLPFPFPPFPKPSTSSPSSSSPTTSTQTSDTSKLQRLVQKLEKQPHGGASSSSTSSQTPAEANGETHGHDLTTTSSAYRREMLAALGLSPSANAAGLVTSQGVSGSGTTTTATTPSLPTAQAANQCGVCLRVLSCPRALRLHQATHLGERPFPCKLCGRSFSTKGSLRAHLATHRARPANSRALNSCPLCPRKFTNALVLQHHIRLHLGGQIPPDEDMPTEDGSETQNAVFDDAENDSIGSPSNTQQLLPLALTTNSKSLMDALNSGSSSKQSTTADATSVKTEESEGSTPSVSPPLTRNPPSVGVEDPLHLGDDTLADASPMNSEEETHAGLGSASPFKAPIASSHSAVVNGDAEADDTPLSLCVSKPGVENDMPHRAVNIDEPCSTDKPTTSPDSNPKPTAANPSPALTPPTSPKVKPEATEACGSAPQEAQERDAAQSKDKSETTTPREPLPAVDPELEKDTPVEEGQSVPEKHSEDPEPSVPAPTQQTQPSRPDKPYSCSQCGKAYASRSGLKGHMKTHPGALASTPSKAQTNDNDVAEDRSSHSASKNAGPQDEKQGLAKSPEKSDNTDPPPISVVSSVADEPMDTTV